Proteins encoded by one window of Chryseobacterium aquaeductus:
- a CDS encoding NADH-quinone oxidoreductase subunit NuoE family protein: MSETIAFKPESLQQVHKIIARYPEGKQKSALLPVLHIAQKEFGGWLDVPVMDYVAELLSIKPIEVYEVATFYTMFNMKPVGKYVLEVCRTGPCMVSGSEKILDHIRTKLNIKDGETTADGMFTLKPAECLGACGYAPMLQLGKFYHENLTIEKVDEILDLCREGQVDLG, translated from the coding sequence GTGAGCGAAACAATAGCTTTTAAACCGGAAAGTTTACAGCAGGTACATAAAATTATCGCTAGATATCCTGAAGGAAAACAAAAATCGGCTCTTCTTCCTGTGTTGCATATTGCACAAAAAGAATTCGGAGGTTGGTTAGACGTTCCTGTGATGGATTATGTTGCTGAATTATTAAGTATTAAACCAATTGAAGTATATGAAGTGGCAACTTTCTATACAATGTTTAATATGAAGCCTGTAGGTAAATATGTTTTGGAAGTATGCAGAACCGGACCATGTATGGTAAGTGGAAGCGAAAAAATATTAGATCACATCAGAACAAAACTGAACATCAAGGATGGTGAAACTACCGCAGACGGAATGTTTACATTAAAGCCAGCCGAATGTCTTGGTGCATGCGGATATGCTCCAATGTTACAGTTAGGAAAGTTCTATCACGAAAATTTAACTATAGAAAAAGTAGACGAAATCCTTGATCTTTGCAGAGAAGGACAAGTTGATTTGGGCTAA
- the nuoD gene encoding NADH dehydrogenase (quinone) subunit D, translated as MKDNSLSNILNQHESKEQIDGQLYTLNLGPTHPATHGIFQNVLTMDGERILHAEQTVGYIHRAFEKISERRNYSQITTLTDRMNYCSAPINNLGWHMTVEKLIGIKVPKRVDYMRVILMELARIGDHLICNGVTGMDAGAITGLTYMFIERERIYDMYEQICGARMTTNMGRIGGFERDFTPKFHELLKDFLKTFPARFAEFGQLLERNRIFMDRTIGAGAISAERALSYGFTGPNLRAAGVDYDVRVAEPYSSYEDFDFIIPVGTAGDTYDRFMVRQQEIWESLKIINQAYDNLPEGPFHADVPDFYLPEKADVYQKMEALIYHFKIVMGETDVPKGEVYHAVEGGNGELGFYLVSDGGRTPYRLHFRRPCFIYYQAYPEMITGSVISDAIVTMCSMNIIAGELDA; from the coding sequence CCTGCGACACATGGAATTTTCCAGAATGTGTTGACGATGGACGGAGAAAGAATTCTTCACGCCGAGCAAACGGTTGGTTATATTCACAGAGCATTTGAGAAAATTTCTGAAAGAAGAAACTATTCTCAGATTACTACCCTTACTGACCGTATGAACTACTGTTCGGCCCCTATCAATAACTTAGGATGGCACATGACGGTTGAAAAACTTATCGGTATTAAAGTTCCGAAGCGTGTAGATTATATGCGTGTTATTTTAATGGAACTGGCAAGAATCGGTGACCACTTGATCTGCAACGGGGTAACCGGAATGGATGCAGGTGCAATTACAGGATTGACTTATATGTTTATCGAAAGAGAGCGTATTTACGATATGTACGAGCAGATTTGTGGTGCAAGAATGACGACAAATATGGGAAGAATCGGAGGTTTTGAAAGAGATTTCACTCCAAAATTCCATGAGTTACTGAAAGATTTCTTAAAAACTTTCCCGGCAAGATTTGCAGAATTTGGCCAATTACTGGAAAGAAACAGAATCTTTATGGACAGAACCATTGGTGCAGGAGCAATTTCTGCTGAAAGAGCTTTAAGCTATGGTTTTACAGGTCCAAATTTACGTGCAGCAGGTGTAGATTATGATGTGAGAGTTGCTGAACCATATTCATCTTACGAAGATTTCGACTTCATCATTCCTGTAGGAACTGCAGGTGATACTTACGACAGATTTATGGTTCGTCAACAAGAGATTTGGGAATCATTAAAAATTATCAACCAAGCTTACGATAACCTTCCTGAAGGACCTTTCCACGCAGACGTTCCTGATTTCTATCTTCCAGAAAAGGCAGATGTTTATCAGAAAATGGAAGCTTTAATTTACCATTTCAAAATTGTAATGGGAGAAACTGATGTTCCAAAAGGAGAAGTTTACCATGCAGTAGAAGGCGGAAACGGAGAGTTAGGATTCTATTTGGTAAGTGATGGCGGAAGAACACCTTACAGATTGCACTTCAGAAGACCTTGTTTCATTTATTATCAGGCTTATCCTGAGATGATTACAGGTTCAGTAATTTCTGATGCGATCGTTACGATGTGTAGTATGAATATTATTGCGGGAGAATTAGACGCATAA